One part of the Glycine soja cultivar W05 chromosome 11, ASM419377v2, whole genome shotgun sequence genome encodes these proteins:
- the LOC114377660 gene encoding NADH dehydrogenase [ubiquinone] iron-sulfur protein 6, mitochondrial-like, with protein sequence MASSVLKSLLLRFSSSRNTTTTRSFSLVTPQISNHTAKWMQDTSKKSPMELINEVPPIKVESRIVACEGDTDPALGHPIEFICLDLPEPAVCKYCGLRYVQDHHH encoded by the exons ATGGCGTCGAGTGTGTTGAAGAGCCTCCTCCTGAGATTTTCCTCATCGAGGAACACGACGACCACCAGAAGTTTCAGCCTCGTTACCCCTCAAATCAGCAACCACACCGCCAAGTGGATGCAG GATACAAGCAAGAAATCTCCGATGGAGCTGATTAATGAAGTTCCTCCAATTAAGGTTGAAAGCAGGATAGTTGCTTGTGAAGGAG ATACCGATCCTGCCCTTGGACACCCGATTGAATTTATATGCCTTGACTTGCCCGAGCCAGCTGTTTGCAAATATTGTGGCCTTCGTTATGTTCAGGATCATCACCATTAG